The Phoenix dactylifera cultivar Barhee BC4 unplaced genomic scaffold, palm_55x_up_171113_PBpolish2nd_filt_p 000204F, whole genome shotgun sequence DNA segment AGGTTTTGGTTGATCTGGGGAGTAGGCATACAATTAGTATTCTTCCTTGACCGAAATCCGGCATTAACAACTTGTCTTTGTAACGGAGCCCGAGTTATTAATGTGGTAATTAAGTAGTACATATCAAGAGATAGAAATTTAGTGACCGCATTTTACTCTCTTCCGCACGACGCACGGTGCATTTTATCATTTAATAAGCAAAATACACATACTTTCGCAATCATGCAACTCGTGCCCACATTTGGGTCTAATTCTTCCAATGGTGGCGTCTGTCTCACACCGCACGTCCAGTTCGGGGTTTCTACGGACAATTGGGACTTTTCCCAGGACCCCCATAGAAGAAGTGAGTTCCCAAATCTTCGGAATTGGGGGCTCGGACCACATCATAGCAGTTGGGTGATTCAGCGATTAAGGTAATCTCTGGAGGTTGTTTTATATTTAAGGACTCGTCAAGTATGTGAATGTTCCCGCACAAACTCGCCTTGCGCAAACCTTCTTTTCCAAAATGGCCACTGCCCATCACTGTAGAGGTGTGCTCACTACTTATATTTAAGTTTATAATCTCTGCTCAAATGCTTGACTAAGGAAGCAGGCCAGTAGCCGATGTCCAACTTGTTCCCAAATTGTAACCACCAATTCCCTGTTTTTTGATCCTGACAAATGCagaccatataaatatttattattatgtaTAGGTGAAAAGTAAAAATGTAATTGAATAAACCTACTGTAATTTTTCTACACTGTGATTTTGCCAGTGTGCACAAGAAATAACGAAGAACGAGTGGTATCCTTTGTTCCTTCCTGGTGTTTTCGTATAAAAATCATGCGAGCATTGTTTTTACCTTATAGACAACAACAAGAATACCATATTGCTGACCATCATAGTTAGAAACGGGCTTGAGGGAGGAGCCCAACGCTACCTTGTTGCTGACTTGAACAAACGCAGAGCAGAGCAGGTTGTAGCAGCCTGTTTGACGATACCGATCATTCTGAAATTTTATAGAACAGTATTAGAAGCCACctaatttttatcaaaaagaaggatGTCCATGGCACCTCATTAATTAGCTTCATATAATTGAAGAAAACACAGCAAAAAAGCTCAAGAAAAAGACAGTCCAATTATTactattttgttttaaaaaaaactcatgGAAGGCAAGGTAGGAGAGAACAAGAACacgaggaaagaagaaattaatAGAAAGAACTCATAGAGGACAAGAAAAAATGAGGGAATATTTACTTACAGTCCAGTAAGTAAATAGTCTCGTTCTATTATCTCCATACAGATTTGGATATACCTGATATTTTTTCATACCAAAGAGCAGCCAGCTAAAGTTAATgcaggaagagaagagaggacTTTCATAATTCCACATAATTAAAACTGCATTCAgtttagttaaaattaaaacaatAGCATACATGCCATCCAGCTTCGACGGTATTGAGAAATTCCCGAGGTCCCCCAAACAACCAGAGCTGAGTATTGCTGAACTCGAGGGGATCATGGACATATGGGTTCCACACACTCATGAATACCGACGTCCCATAGTGCTGTCCATTCGCAACAGCAAACGAATGCTGCTCAAAATGACCCACTAACAAACGTAAATGAGAAAGgccaaggagaagaggaaggaaatGGAAAAGTAACTAAGAGCTACTTCCAAAGCTGCtcatttttcatatattttcgAGAGTACATACCTCATGTATATAGCCATCATGCGATACAGAAACATCATTAGGTATTGCACCGTGGCTTTTCTTCCCATATCTTTCGATGGAGCTGGCCCTCAGCAAATCATCCTTTCTCGTCCTTCTAATAGGGATGGTGTCCTTGGGGCACCTCCCATTTTGATGCCAAAGCTGAGATATGGAGCTAGTTTTCTTTTC contains these protein-coding regions:
- the LOC103717664 gene encoding uncharacterized protein LOC103717664 isoform X1; amino-acid sequence: MISLLCLHFMQNFQMRPSFNPFSLYDANKVVLEKKTSSISQLWHQNGRCPKDTIPIRRTRKDDLLRASSIERYGKKSHGAIPNDVSVSHDGYIHEHSFAVANGQHYGTSVFMSVWNPYVHDPLEFSNTQLWLFGGPREFLNTVEAGWHVYPNLYGDNRTRLFTYWTNDRYRQTGCYNLLCSAFVQVSNKVALGSSLKPVSNYDGQQYGILVVVYKDQKTGNWWLQFGNKLDIGYWPASLVKHLSRDYKLKYK
- the LOC103717664 gene encoding uncharacterized protein LOC103717664 isoform X2 codes for the protein MRPSFNPFSLYDANKVVLEKKTSSISQLWHQNGRCPKDTIPIRRTRKDDLLRASSIERYGKKSHGAIPNDVSVSHDGYIHEHSFAVANGQHYGTSVFMSVWNPYVHDPLEFSNTQLWLFGGPREFLNTVEAGWHVYPNLYGDNRTRLFTYWTNDRYRQTGCYNLLCSAFVQVSNKVALGSSLKPVSNYDGQQYGILVVVYKDQKTGNWWLQFGNKLDIGYWPASLVKHLSRDYKLKYK
- the LOC103717664 gene encoding uncharacterized protein LOC103717664 isoform X3 gives rise to the protein MISLLCLHFMQNFQMRPSFNPFSLYDANKVVLEKKTSSISQLWHQNGRCPKDTIPIRRTRKDDLLRASSIERYGKKSHGAIPNDVSVSHDGYIHEHSFAVANGQHYGTSVFMSVWNPYVHDPLEFSNTQLWLFGGPREFLNTVEAGWHVYPNLYGDNRTRLFTYWTNDRYRQTGCYNLLCSAFVQVSNKDQKTGNWWLQFGNKLDIGYWPASLVKHLSRDYKLKYK